A genomic segment from Triticum dicoccoides isolate Atlit2015 ecotype Zavitan chromosome 1A, WEW_v2.0, whole genome shotgun sequence encodes:
- the LOC119283897 gene encoding RING-H2 finger protein ATL74-like yields the protein MGRPDSEAPTSSIAAAGLAALRDHAHGKGDAAAPPAAPDSPFDTNVVIILAALFFALLFAIGLNSLARCALRYVGRGAAAGEGGATARGAGRGGSGIKRRVLRSLPVEVYGSGEVIDDVCAICLGEFVDGEKVRVLPRCAHGFHVRCVDAWLVSHGSCPTCRQPVIEGAPAKGASGGAAQSQRPASTEMIAVVIV from the coding sequence ATGGGCCGTCCTGACTCGGAGGCGCCGACGTCGAGCATCGCCGCCGCGGGGCTGGCTGCTCTCCGCGACCACGCCCACGGAAAAGGCGATGCCGCGGCGCCGCCGGCGGCGCCGGACTCGCCCTTCGACACCAACGTGGTGATCATCCTCGCCGCGCTCTTCTTCGCGCTGCTCTTCGCCATCGGGCTCAACTCGCTGGCGCGGTGCGCGCTCCGGTACGTGGGCCGCGGCGCCGCGGCCGGCGAGGGCGGGGCGACGGCGCGGGGTGCCGGCCGCGGAGGCAGCGGCATCAAGAGGCGCGTGCTCAGGAGCCTCCCCGTGGAGGTGTACGGGTCCGGGGAGGTGATCGACGACGTGTGCGCCATCTGCCTCGGCGAGTTCGTGGACGGCGAGAAGGTGCGCGTGCTGCCGCGGTGCGCGCACGGGTTCCACGTCCGCTGCGTCGACGCCTGGCTCGTGTCCCACGGCTCCTGCCCCACCTGCCGGCAGCCGGTCATCGAGGGCGCGCCCGCCAAGGGCGCCAGCGGCGGAGCTGCCCAAAGCCAGCGGCCCGCGAGCACGGAAATGATCGCCGTGGTCATCGTGTGA